One part of the Vicia villosa cultivar HV-30 ecotype Madison, WI linkage group LG6, Vvil1.0, whole genome shotgun sequence genome encodes these proteins:
- the LOC131612367 gene encoding 70 kDa peptidyl-prolyl isomerase-like — MTLSHQNEDSQILLNQIGNQGLTKQILTKGVSWQTPSSGDEVQVHFRGHVENGPSLESSYDKGSSFHFKLGQGEVIKGWDEGVATMKKGERAIFKIPPALAYGEVGSSPLIPPNATLVFEIEMLCWSSIRDLTGDGGIMKKTIREGEGWATPKELDEVLVKYEAKLENGMLIKSDKGVDFNVSDGYLCPAMSIAVKTMRKGEVAELSTKFFYGLSQNSNRIIELNGLPDSNLVSIKLELLSWKIVTDITGDKKILKKINKPGEGFDRPNEGSHAKVIYLCKGEDGTIIDRKGSKDEPFEFTTQEEQVHEGLERAIMTMKKAEQALVTVNAEKTLFYEVELIDFIKEKPFWKMDTQEKLEACEQKKHDGNLQFKAQYFRRASEKYEKAVKYIEFDHTFSDDEKRHANTLRLSCNLNNAACKLKLEEYTEAAKLCTKVLEQDPLNVKALYRRCQAYLKTSDLEKAEADIKRALIIDPNNRDIKLEYKELKLKQREYNKYEADIFSTMVSKMN, encoded by the exons ATGACACTCTCTCACCAAAATGAAGACTCACAAATTCTTCTCAACCAAATTGGAAATCAAGGTCTCACCAAACAGATTCTCACTAAAGGTGTCTCTTGGCAAACTCCATCCTCAGGAGATGAAGTTCAAG TTCATTTTCGAGGACATGTTGAAAATGGACCATCTCTTGAATCCAGTTATGATAAAGGCTCCTCTTTTCATTTCAAATTAGGCCAAG GTGAAGTAATCAAAGGTTGGGATGAAGGAGTTGCTACTATGAAAAAAGGGGAGAGAGCCATCTTCAAAATACCACCTGCCTTAGCGTATGGGGAAGTTGGTTCTTCACCGTTGATTCCTCCGAATGCAACTCTCGTTTTTGAGATTGAAATGTTGTGTTGGAGTAGTATCAGAGACTTGACGGGCGATGGAGGAATCATGAAAAAGACGATAAGGGAAGGAGAAGGATGGGCTACTCCAAAAGAGCTTGATGAAGTCCTAG TAAAATATGAAGCAAAGCTTGAAAATGGGATGCTTATTAAGTCTGATAAAGGCGTGGATTTTAATGTAAGTGATG GATATCTATGTCCAGCCATGAGCATAGCAGTAAAGACAATGAGAAAAGGCGAGGTGGCAGAGCTTTCTACAAAATTCTTCT ATGGTCTTAGTCAAAATTCAAATAGAATCATTGAGCTTAATGGTTTACCAGATTCTAATTTAGTTAGCATCAAACTCGAGCTACTATCATGGAAAATTGTGACTGATATCACAGGAGATAAGAAAATactgaaaaaaattaataaacccGGCGAAGGGTTTGATCGTCCTAACGAAGGATCTCACGCGAAAG TCATATATTTATGCAAAGGAGAAGATGGTACAATTATTGATAGGAAAGGATCAAAGGATGAACCTTTTGAGTTCACAACTCAAGAAG AACAAGTGCATGAGGGTCTAGAAAGAGCAATTATGACAATGAAAAAAGCAGAACAGGCTTTGGTGACTGTCAATGCTGAAAAAACACTTTTTTATGAAGTTGAATTaattgatttcattaag GAGAAACCATTTTGGAAAATGGATACTCAAGAGAAACTAGAAGCTTGTGAGCAGAAGAAGCATGATGGAAATCTTCAGTTTAAGGCTCAATATTTTAGGCGCGCGTCTGAGAAATATGAAAAG GCTGTAAAATACATTGAATTTGATCACACATTCAGCGACGACGAGAAGCGTCACGCTAACACCTTGAGACTATCATGTAATCTGAACAATGCTGCTTGTAAACTTAAATTAGAGGAGTATACAGAAGCTGCCAAGCTATGCACAAAG GTACTAGAACAAGATCCCTTGAATGTTAAGGCTCTTTATAGAAGATGTCAAGCATATCTTAAAACATCAGACTTGGAGAAAGCTGAAGCTGACATTAAAAGAGCACTGattattgatccaaataataG AGACATTAAACTTGAGTACAAAGAGCTCAAACTGAAGCAAAGGGAATACAATAAATATGAAGCTGACATCTTTAGCACAATGGTTTCAAAGATGAATTAG
- the LOC131612368 gene encoding WAT1-related protein At5g07050-like, which produces MEGDKCCSSSFQRCKPYIAMICLQFGFAGMNIITKVSLNRGMSHYVLVVYRHAFATAAIAPFAIVLERKIRPRITFLMFIQMFVLGLLGLVIQNLYYAGLKFTSPTYSCAISNILPAITFVMAVIFRMEKLDIKKLRCQVKVIGTVITVAGAMVMTLYKGQVIQILSAQYMHHPRNYVPENNTDSGEKDWVKGSIFLIIATFAWSCFFILQAVTLRKFSAPLSLAAIVCFLGTLQSIAVTYVMESNPNVWNIGWDINLLAAAYAGIISSGLTYYVQGIVMQKKGPVFVTAFSPLMMIIVAIMGTFILAEKLYLGGVIGAILIVIGLYSVLWGKNKEIEAETIKEGTKCCVEKGVLETVIEGVEINDIEVQKDEPTKVLRVTIVSAPKV; this is translated from the exons ATGGAAGGAGATAAATGTTGTTCAAGTTCATTTCAAAGATGCAAGCCATACATAGCTATGATTTGTCTACAATTTGGTTTTGCTGGTATGAATATAATAACAAAAGTATCACTCAACCGTGGAATGAGTCACTATGTTCTTGTTGTTTATAGACACGCTTTTGCTACCGCGGCTATTGCGCCTTTTGCTATTGTTCTTGAGAg GAAGATAAGGCCAAGGATTACATTTCTTATGTTCATACAAATGTTCGTCTTGGGACTCCTCGG gcTTGTGATTCAGAATCTATACTATGCTGGGTTGAAATTTACATCTCCAACATACTCATGTGCTATTAGCAATATTCTCCCTGCTATCACATTTGTAATGGCTGTTATTTTTAG GATGGAGAAATTGGACATTAAAAAATTAAGATGCCAAGTAAAGGTGATTGGAACTGTAATTACAGTTGCAGGGGCTATGGTGATGACATTATACAAAGGACAAGTTATTCAAATTTTGAGtgctcaatacatgcatcatccTAGAAATTATGTACCTGAAAACAATACTGATTCTGGTGAAAAGGATTGGGTCAAGGGTTCTATTTTCCTCATAATTGCGACGTTTGCTTGGTCTTGTTTCTTCATCCTTCAAGCTGTTACATTAAGGAAATTCTCAGCACCGCTTTCACTGGCAGCCATAGTGTGCTTCTTGGGAACACTTCAATCAATTGCAGTAACATATGTTATGGAGAGTAACCCAAATGTTTGGAACATTGGTTGGGATATAAACCTATTAGCAGCAGCCTATGCT GGTATAATATCATCAGGTCTTACATATTATGTTCAAGGAATTGTGATGCAAAAGAAAGGACCTGTTTTTGTGACTGCTTTTAGTCCTTTGATGATGATCATTGTAGCTATCATGGGCACTTTCATCCTTGCTGAAAAATTATACCTTGGAGG TGTTATTGGAGCAATTTTGATTGTAATAGGACTTTATTCAGTTCTATGGGGCAAAAACAAAGAGATTGAAGCAGAGACAATAAAAGAAGGAACCAAGTGTTGCGTAGAAAAAGGAGTGTTGGAAACAGTGATTGAAGGTGTTGAAATAAATGACATTGAAGTGCAAAAGGACGAACCTACTAAAGTTTTAAGGGTGACAATTGTTAGTGCTCCAAAAGTTTAA
- the LOC131612369 gene encoding WAT1-related protein At5g07050-like: MEGDKCCSSLFQRCKPYIAMISLQFGFAGMNIITKVSLNRGMSHYVLVVYRHAFATAAIAPFAIVLERKIRPRITFLMFIQMFVLGLLGPVIDQNLYYAGLKFTSPTYSCAISNILPAMTFVMAVIFRMEKLDMRKLRCQVKLIGTIITVGGAMVMTLYKGQVINILGSQYMHHPRNYAPENTTDSGEKDWVKGSILLIVATFAWSSFFILQAVTLRQYSAQLSLTAIVCCLGTLQSIAVTFVMETKPNVWNIGWDMNLLAAAYAGIISSGLTYYVQGIVMQKKGPVFVTAFSPLMMIIVAIMGTFILAEKLYLGGVIGAILIVIGLYSVLWGKNKENKEIEAETITEGTKCCVENGVLETVIEEGVEINDIEMQKDDEPAKVLRVTIISAPKV, encoded by the exons ATGGAAGGAGATAAATGTTGTTCAAGCTTATTTCAAAGGTGCAAGCCTTACATAGCTATGATTTCTCTTCAATTTGGTTTTGCTGGTATGAATATAATAACAAAAGTATCACTCAACCGCGGAATGAGTCACTATGTTCTTGTTGTTTATCGACACGCTTTTGCTACAGCAGCTATTGCTCCTTTTGCTATTGTTCTTGAGAG GAAGATAAGGCCAAGGATTACATTTCTTATGTTCATACAAATGTTTGTATTGGGACTCCTCGG gCCTGTGATTGATCAGAATCTATACTATGCTGGGTTGAAATTCACATCTCCAACATACTCATGTGCTATTAGCAATATTCTCCCTGCTATGACTTTTGTAATGGCTGTTATTTTCag GATGGAGAAATTGGACATGAGAAAATTAAGATGCCAAGTAAAGTTGATTGGAACTATAATCACAGTTGGTGGGGCTATGGTGATGACATTATACAAAGGACAAGTTATCAATATATTGGGttctcaatacatgcatcatccTAGAAATTATGCACCTGAAAACACTACTGATTCTGGTGAAAAAGATTGGGTCAAGGGTTCTATTCTCCTCATAGTAGCTACCTTTGCTTGGTCTTCTTTCTTCATCCTTCAGGCTGTGACATTAAGACAATATTCAGCACAGCTTTCACTCACAGCCATAGTATGTTGTTTGGGAACACTTCAATCAATTGCAGTAACATTTGTTATGGAAACTAAGCCAAATGTTTGGAACATTGGTTGGGACATGAACCTATTAGCCGCCGCATATGCT GGTATAATATCATCCGGTCTTACATATTATGTACAAGGAATTGTGATGCAAAAGAAAGGACCTGTTTTTGTGACTGCTTTTAGTCCTTTGATGATGATCATTGTAGCTATCATGGGCACTTTCATCCTTGCTGAAAAATTATACCTTGGAGG TGTTATTGGAGCTATTTTGATTGTAATAGGACTTTACTCAGTTCTATGgggcaaaaacaaagaaaacaaagagatagaAGCAGAGACAATAacagaaggaacaaagtgttgtgTTGAAAATGGAGTGTTGGAAACAGTGATTGAAGAAGGTGTTGAAATAAATGACATTGAGATGCAAAAGGATGATGAACCTGCTAAAGTTTTAAGGGTGACAATTATTAGTGCTCCAAAAGTTTAA